One region of Quercus lobata isolate SW786 chromosome 2, ValleyOak3.0 Primary Assembly, whole genome shotgun sequence genomic DNA includes:
- the LOC115978077 gene encoding putative receptor protein kinase ZmPK1: protein MTTIILLLLSLTLFTPFSSSTFNKGSSLFSERPQYVLTSPDNIFSAGFYSVGENAFCFAIWFSNSSTIVWVANRDQPVNGKRSKLSLLKNGNLILTDAGKFTVWATNTFSLSSVVQLSLYNTGNLVLQNTESVILWQSFDFPTNTLLPQQLLTRNTKLVSSRSQTNHSSGFYELFFDNNNALSLLFNGPEVSSIYWPEPWRVSWEARRSTYNNSRIAVLNSLGNFSSSDDFTFLSNDYGAVLHRRLTLDYDGNIRLYSWEKERQTWVVSWQANQRPCRINGVCGANSLCKYVVGSGRKCSCLPGYKMKYGPDWSYGCEPEFDLPHNKHESVFLLLSNVEFYGYDVGYFTNYTLDDCTNSCLQLHNCKAVQYTFEKGECFHKLLLLNGYHSPDFGKNTYLRLPKSFKSNKNLVKEFSLDCSREGTIQLDRTYVKNREKGIVKFLLWFACGVGGLELTCIFVVYCLLIKTRKTSDADNQGYGLAATRFRKFTYAELKKATNGFTEEIGRGAWGAVYKGVLSDNRVVAIKRLNEAYQGEDVFLAEVSIIGRLNHMNLIDMWGYCAEGKRRLLVYEYMMHGSLAKNLSSNVLDWKQRFEIALGTAKGLAYLHEECLEWVLHCDVKPQNILLDSNYEPKVADFGLSKLQNRSSLNNPSFSRMRGTRGYMAPEWVFNLPITSKVDVYSYGIVVLEIVTGKSTIMGVDTTDVGVEAKNKRLATWVKGIKNGEVATTSWIDDIMDPKMEGIYDKGKMEILVEMALQCLEEDRDLRPTMKQVVEKLS from the coding sequence ATGACTACTATAATCTTGTTGCTTCTCTCTCTGACATTATTTACTCCATTCTCATCTTCAACATTTAACAAAGGTTCATCTCTCTTCAGTGAGAGACCACAATATGTTTTAACTTCACCAGATAACATTTTCTCTGCTGGCTTTTACTCCGTTGGTGAAAATGCTTTTTGTTTTGCCATATGGTTTAGCAACTCAAGCACCATAGTTTGGGTGGCAAACCGCGACCAGCCAGTTAATGGAAAGCGCTCAAAGCTCTCACTCCTCAAAAATGGCAATCTGATCTTAACTGATGCGGGTAAGTTCACTGTTTGGGCCACAAATACATTCTCACTCTCCTCAGTAGTACAATTATCTCTCTACAACACTGGTAATCTTGTTCTACAAAATACAGAAAGTGTTATTTTGTGGCAAAGCTTTGACTTCCCTACAAATACACTTCTTCCTCAACAGTTACTCACTAGAAACACAAAACTTGTCTCCTCCAGAAGCCAGACAAACCATTCCTCTGGTTTCTATGAACTTTTCTTCGACAATAATAACGCTCTCAGCCTTCTTTTTAATGGTCCTGAGGTTTCTAGTATTTACTGGCCTGAACCGTGGCGTGTAAGCTGGGAGGCTAGAAGGTCCACGTATAACAATAGTAGAATTGCAGTGCTGAATTCCTTAGGAAACTTTAGTTCATCCGatgattttacttttttgtcaaATGACTATGGAGCAGTGCTTCATAGAAGATTGACACTTGATTATGATGGTAATATTCGATTGTATAGTTGGGAAAAGGAGAGGCAAACTTGGGTTGTTTCATGGCAAGCCAATCAGAGACCTTGCAGGATTAATGGTGTTTGTGGGGCCAACAGTCTGTGCAAGTATGTTGTTGGTTCTGGGAGGAAATGCTCTTGCCTTCCAGGATACAAGATGAAATATGGTCCTGATTGGTCTTATGGGTGTGAACCCGAATTTGATCTCCCTCACAACAAACACGAATCTGTCTTTCTCCTGCTATCCAATGTTGAATTCTACGGGTATGATGTTGGTTACTTCACCAATTACACCTTAGATGACTGCACAAATTCATGCTTGCAATTGCACAATTGCAAAGCAGTCCAATACACCTTTGAAAAAGGTGAATGTTTCCATAAGTTACTATTGCTGAATGGATATCATTCCCCAGATTTTGGAAAAAATACCTATTTGAGACTCCCAAAAAGCTTTAAGTCCAACAAAAATCTTGTAAAAGAATTTAGTTTAGATTGCTCAAGGGAGGGTACAATACAATTGGACAGAACATACGTTAAAAATCGTGAAAAGGGGATAGTGAAATTCCTGCTTTGGTTTGCATGTGGAGTGGGAGGACTTGAACTCACTTGTATCTTTGTGGTGTATTGTCTTCTGATCAAAACGAGGAAAACCTCAGATGCAGACAACCAAGGGTATGGTCTTGCTGCCACTAGATTTAGAAAATTTACCTATGCTGAGCTAAAAAAGGCCACAAATGGTTTTACTGAAGAGATAGGAAGAGGTGCATGGGGAGCTGTATACAAAGGGGTATTGTCTGACAATAGAGTTGTAGCAATTAAGCGTCTCAATGAAGCCTACCAAGGCGAAGACGTATTCCTAGCAGAAGTAAGCATCATTGGGAGGCTTAACCACATGAACTTGATAGACATGTGGGGTTATTGTGCTGAAGGGAAGCGCAGGCTTTTGGTGTACGAGTATATGATGCATGGTTCTTTGGCAAAAAATCTCTCTTCTAATGTACTTGACTGGAAGCAAAGGTTTGAAATTGCTCTTGGTACTGCAAAAGGTTTAGCTTATTTGCATGAAGAGTGTTTAGAGTGGGTTTTACATTGTGACGTAAAGCCTCAGAATATACTTTTAGACTCAAATTATGAACCAAAAGTGGCAGATTTTGGTCTATCTAAATTACAAAACAGAAGTTCCCTTAACAATCCAAGCTTCTCAAGGATGAGAGGAACCCGCGGTTACATGGCTCCAGAGTGGGTTTTTAATCTGCCTATAACCTCCAAAGTTGATGTTTATAGCTATGGAATTGTTGTGCTGGAGATAGTGACTGGAAAGAGCACAATAATGGGTGTCGACACTACAGATGTTGGAGTTGAAGCTAAAAACAAAAGGCTGGCCACTTGGGTTAAGGGGATAAAGAACGGAGAAGTTGCAACCACTTCTTGGATTGATGATATCATGGACCCCAAAATGGAAGGCATATATGACAAGGGTAAGATGGAGATCTTAGTTGAAATGGCTTTGCAGTGCTTAGAGGAAGACAGAGATTTAAGACCCACTATGAAACAAGTAGTTGAGAAGCTTTCTTGA